GATTCAGGAGCTGTTTGATGGTTTTGCACGAGGATTCATATTTGTTCACCTTGAAGTGGGAAACAACAAGCATGTTGGGAATGAACACAGAAGACGAGAAGAAATGAGCAAGAAGATATAATAGATTAATCCCTAATCAAAGGAATTTTTACTCATAACAGACAAAAGGAACCCTAACATACAGGAGCTGCAGAAACTTGCTCACAGTTCTCAAATGAGAACCAACACAATCTCTACTAAATCACTTGTGGGGCATGGCCTATAAAACCGTTTAACACTCATCTCCATCGGACATTGTATCAGGACCTCATCCAATATAACCCATAAATagctaaaactaaaaatatttgaaaatagcAAGTTCAGTCATTGGGATCTTTTACTTACCGGTTGCAGTTCCTATTCCCAAAAGAGAAGAACCTGCATCTTTCATAATAGCTCGAACATCAGCAAAATCTACATTCACCAGACCTGGCACCTGTAGAAGAAAAATTTCTCACCATTATGAGAGGAAAAGGCAAAAACACTGCTGAATATGGTTGACAAAGGAAAGGAATAAGAGACAGGAGACAGAGGCCTAGAGACAtggaataaaaccaaaaaaccttaTCAGATGACTGTAGCAACCTGGAAAAATAATCTTTTGGGGGGATTTGATAAGTATAAATCTTATTCAACAGAAAATGCTGCTACAATTACCATAAATGAAGGGGAATGTAAGGATATATGGGAGGCAGAAGACAAATTTACCAGAAAAAGTGTTCACTTCAAAGAATAATACACCACACACAAACCCACCTACCCACATACACGGAATTTGCATATTCATGTGAATGCTTGCGTCCCAATACAACTCTATAAACACAAGCACTTATTTCTGTATGAAGACCACACTAGTACATGTTATAATTTGATGGTATGAAATAAGAAGATGAATGATAGCAGTAAGAATAGATGCAACAATCAATTATGAAAGCATTTAAACACATTATCGACAATGACAAAccatgaaaccaaaaaaaaagggtgatgACCATCTAagtgataaaaaatacaaagattttaaGATAGAATGGATGGAGTAGATCTTGTCCCCCAAGTGAAGGTGTCAGGTTCAAATCCCCCACTTGAGAGAATTCTACAAGTTTGGGTGGGATGGGAAAAATGCAGAAGTAGAGAGAAAAGACTACAGATGTTAGTTCAGAAAAAAAGGTCttttatatttacaaaattaagGCCTGTAACATGGGCAAAGCAAATTGATCTTCAAAACAGTAAATAAATACTGAATTGTGCATGATTCACAACCTCATGGTCATGGAGTGGCGTGTTAGCACGTAAGCACCACATATGACtgagaattaattttaacaactaGAAAAGAAATCATATGAAGCCAAAGATTCAAACTAATTTAACATTTCTCTTTAGTCATTCTATACCATAATGATGTCAGAGATGCCACGAACACCTTGCCGAAGTATATCATCAGCCAAGTTAAATGCCTCTGTCACTGGGGTTGATAGAGAAACAGCAGTCAGTAACTTGTCATTAGGAATAACAATTAATGTGTCAACATTGTTTCTCAGAGCAGCAATTCCCTCCTGAGCTTGAACAGCACGTCTTCGGCCCTCAAAGGAGAATGGTGTTGTCACAATACCAACAGTCAATATTCCCATGGACTTTGCAACACTAGCAATCACTGGAGCCCCACCAGTGCCAGTTCCTCCACCCATCCCAGCCTACAGATTTAAGGCATCGGTGAGATAtcataacaaaatgaaaaagagtAGCAATTATCAGGAAATACTGTGATCTATTTGTAACACTTAGGAAGAACTACATTGAGATAAACAATAAAGGGAACCCTCAATCGAATAAAGAAGATGTACAACAATAGTTCAGGCCTGATTTAACATGATATATAGCTATGTCCTAATGCTTTGGATTTGTAGTTCTGCATTTCCTTCAACAACTATAATCTTCCCCCCATCATTTCCAGttcagaaaaaaatttaaggcaTTGCCAACATTTGACTACAGTTGAACTCCCATATCCACTGGCATTACTATTTAACAAGACATCAGCCAGGATGAAAGGGAAAGCCTTGTATGAATTTCACCTTTGCAGTTCTGCAAAACAAGTATCTACCTCCTGCAAGACCCCAGATCTAGTGGgtcaaattgaaattattatggAGAACTTGggctttcattttatttgcaagAAAGGCCTCTGATTTTTAATCGTTGGCAGATCTAAATCAATCCAAGGAAAGGAGTTTGATGTGTTAAGGTCTGCTTTTAATGTGCAAAACCAAGTGACCGAATCTATTCACAGCTAATAGGCGTATACAAGCACATGCCACGTGCACAGATGTGTGCCTTTGATCTCAATAGTCTACTGAGCTATGCTAAGCTAATGTATTCTACTTTTCAAAAAGATGATAGAAAGGGAGTTGTATATCTCAGGATCTAtttccattcttttaatttattcaagcAATTAACATATAGGAAAAGAGCAAAGGCATACTGTTATGAAGACCATGTCTGCACCATAAAGTGCCTCCTCTATTGCTGCTTTACTTTCATTGGCAGCATTCATCCCTACATCTGGGTTTCCACCAGCACCCAGACCTCTAGTTAGCTCTTTGCCAACTTGCAAACGGTTCTCTGGGAGCACTGGTGACATCTTCATTGCCTGAATATCTGTGTTCACTATCCAAAAATCCACCCCGGTCAGGGAACTCTCAATCATTCTATTAACAGCGTTAGACCCACCACCCCCTACACCAATAACCTTGATCTTGGCTTCATTGTAGTTGCTCATAAAGGAGGAATCCCCTGAGCTCTCAGTGACATTTACTCCAGATGTCTCCTTTCTCAGACAAGAGTATGTGTCATTTGCATCACTTCTGAGCATTGAAACCTCGGGGTGCAAATCCAGGAAAGAGTCTTTGCTATGATTTGGGCTGATATTGTGAGAGTTAACCGAACACCTAATTTGTGGGATACTGAAGACATTCCTTTCATATGCACCACATGAACCATTCTTCTTGTCAAACCTTTTGAAGATAACTGTTTTACCAATTCGGTTTTCTGTTGAAATCCTTCGTCTCACTGAAATTTGAGTACCAGATGGCGTGAAAGGTGGAGACACACAAGTCGCCATACTAGAAGGGCAAGAgcaaaattctttaaattatgaTTCAGTAGTCGAGAAGCTTAGAACTTTAGAGCCCAAGCTGCCCAAATCGAACTGTTCTGCTCCCTTCCGTTCTTCCTTAACCTGATCATAAGTCATAACAAGTTAAACCATCAAGATACACACAGAAAACACTTGCATTACAGAAAAAGATTTGGTCTTCAAAGAATTCAACTTGGGTTAGGAAAACAAAtcaacattgaaaaacaaatcaaggatCCCATAAGCCAAACTCACTCCACATTTCACTTAGAAAACAACACACACTTtccaactccttttttttttttttttctgaaactatATATACACAAGAAATTAGCAACAAAACACAGATAATTCATCAATGTAGCAATCAAATATGCCTGGAATAATccggtaagaaaaaaaaaactaccgcATTCAGAACCCCAGACCACTCATTAATGCATCAAATAGGGacaaaaaatggagaaaataaCATCTGGGCAGAAGTAAGACTacgttttaagaaaaaaataattaaaacataaaacaaacccAAGAATAGAATGACCAAAAACACCAAtccaaacattataaaaaacaagttggGAGCAAGGTAGAGTTAGTCAGTTACCTGCAAATGCTGACAATTTAGGTATGACTATGGTTTTATTATGCGACTGGGATGATAATGAGCCGAAGATGATTTTAGTACTGGAATAGAAGAGTGGAGAGCGTGGCTCTTGTGTTGTAGAGGTTTTTGTCTTGTCGGTAACTGAAAAGATTTGCCAGAGAGGGTGTATGAAatttcggttattttttaaaatatttttttgtttaaattttatt
This region of Populus trichocarpa isolate Nisqually-1 chromosome 9, P.trichocarpa_v4.1, whole genome shotgun sequence genomic DNA includes:
- the LOC7474907 gene encoding cell division protein FtsZ homolog 2-2, chloroplastic isoform X1, with amino-acid sequence MATCVSPPFTPSGTQISVRRRISTENRIGKTVIFKRFDKKNGSCGAYERNVFSIPQIRCSVNSHNISPNHSKDSFLDLHPEVSMLRSDANDTYSCLRKETSGVNVTESSGDSSFMSNYNEAKIKVIGVGGGGSNAVNRMIESSLTGVDFWIVNTDIQAMKMSPVLPENRLQVGKELTRGLGAGGNPDVGMNAANESKAAIEEALYGADMVFITAGMGGGTGTGGAPVIASVAKSMGILTVGIVTTPFSFEGRRRAVQAQEGIAALRNNVDTLIVIPNDKLLTAVSLSTPVTEAFNLADDILRQGVRGISDIIMVPGLVNVDFADVRAIMKDAGSSLLGIGTATAGKARARDAALNAIQSPLLDIGIERATGIVWNITGGTDLTLFEVNAAAEVIYDLVDPTANLIFGAVIDPSLTGQVSITLIATGFNRRNEGEGKGTQRAHGDVSLGINRRPSYAEGGSVEIPEFLRKKGRSLFPRI
- the LOC7474907 gene encoding cell division protein FtsZ homolog 2-1, chloroplastic isoform X5 — translated: MATCVSPPFTPSGTQISVRRRISTENRIGKTVIFKRFDKKNGSCGAYERNVFSIPQIRCSVNSHNISPNHSKDSFLDLHPEVSMLRSDANDTYSCLRKETSGVNVTESSGDSSFMSNYNEAKIKVIGVGGGGSNAVNRMIESSLTGVDFWIVNTDIQAMKMSPVLPENRLQVGKELTRGLGAGGNPDVGMNAANESKAAIEEALYGADMVFITAGMGGGTGTGGAPVIASVAKSMGILTVGIVTTPFSFEGRRRAVQAQEGIAALRNNVDTLIVIPNDKLLTAVSLSTPVTEAFNLADDILRQGVRGISDIIMVPGLVNVDFADVRAIMKDAGSSLLGIGTATAGKARARDAALNAIQSPLLDIGIERATGIVWNITGGTDLTLFEVNAAAEVIYDLVDPTANLIFGAVIDPSLTGQVSITLIATGFNRRNEGEGKTSVLR
- the LOC7474907 gene encoding cell division protein FtsZ homolog 2-2, chloroplastic isoform X3, with protein sequence MATCVSPPFTPSGTQISVRRRISTENRIGKTVIFKRFDKKNGSCGAYERNVFSIPQIRCSVNSHNISPNHSKDSFLDLHPEVSMLRSDANDTYSCLRKETSGVNVTESSGDSSFMSNYNEAKIKVIGVGGGGSNAVNRMIESSLTGVDFWIVNTDIQAMKMSPVLPENRLQVGKELTRGLGAGGNPDVGMNAANESKAAIEEALYGADMVFITAGMGGGTGTGGAPVIASVAKSMGILTVGIVTTPFSFEGRRRAVQAQEGIAALRNNVDTLIVIPNDKLLTAVSLSTPVTEAFNLADDILRQGVRGISDIIMVPGLVNVDFADVRAIMKDAGSSLLGIGTATAGKARARDAALNAIQSPLLDIGIERATGIVWNITGGTDLTLFEVNAAAEVIYDLVDPTANLIFGAVIDPSLTGQVSITLIATGFNRRNEGEGKRAHGDVSLGINRRPSYAEGGSVEIPEFLRKKGRSLFPRI
- the LOC7474907 gene encoding cell division protein FtsZ homolog 2-2, chloroplastic isoform X2 produces the protein MATCVSPPFTPSGTQISVRRRISTENRIGKTVIFKRFDKKNGSCGAYERNVFSIPQIRCSVNSHNISPNHSKDSFLDLHPEVSMLRSDANDTYSCLRKETSGVNVTESSGDSSFMSNYNEAKIKVIGVGGGGSNAVNRMIESSLTGVDFWIVNTDIQAMKMSPVLPENRLQVGKELTRGLGAGGNPDVGMNAANESKAAIEEALYGADMVFITAGMGGGTGTGGAPVIASVAKSMGILTVGIVTTPFSFEGRRRAVQAQEGIAALRNNVDTLIVIPNDKLLTAVSLSTPVTEAFNLADDILRQGVRGISDIIMVPGLVNVDFADVRAIMKDAGSSLLGIGTATGKARARDAALNAIQSPLLDIGIERATGIVWNITGGTDLTLFEVNAAAEVIYDLVDPTANLIFGAVIDPSLTGQVSITLIATGFNRRNEGEGKGTQRAHGDVSLGINRRPSYAEGGSVEIPEFLRKKGRSLFPRI
- the LOC7474907 gene encoding cell division protein FtsZ homolog 2-2, chloroplastic isoform X4, with translation MATCVSPPFTPSGTQISVRRRISTENRIGKTVIFKRFDKKNGSCGAYERNVFSIPQIRCSVNSHNISPNHSKDSFLDLHPEVSMLRSDANDTYSCLRKETSGVNVTESSGDSSFMSNYNEAKIKVIGVGGGGSNAVNRMIESSLTGVDFWIVNTDIQAMKMSPVLPENRLQVGKELTRGLGAGGNPDVGMNAANESKAAIEEALYGADMVFITAGMGGGTGTGGAPVIASVAKSMGILTVGIVTTPFSFEGRRRAVQAQEGIAALRNNVDTLIVIPNDKLLTAVSLSTPVTEAFNLADDILRQGVRGISDIIMVPGLVNVDFADVRAIMKDAGSSLLGIGTATGKARARDAALNAIQSPLLDIGIERATGIVWNITGGTDLTLFEVNAAAEVIYDLVDPTANLIFGAVIDPSLTGQVSITLIATGFNRRNEGEGKRAHGDVSLGINRRPSYAEGGSVEIPEFLRKKGRSLFPRI